Proteins from a genomic interval of Nitrospirota bacterium:
- a CDS encoding response regulator yields MLKKKSDITVLLVDDEEELVKIMSKRLAVRGFKPDTALSGEEAVSKVKEKHFDVIVLDIAMPGIDGIQALKKIKEEDKDSQIIMMTGYATVEKSVEAMKEGAIDFLEKPVNADMLIHKILNAHEASEKRRQEVHMSHTEKLASIGTLAAGVAHELNNPLTIILGMTDLMLEEISVDSKHYENLKAIERQGTNAKRIVENLLRFARYTAYTEEDIDINQSIEEVLTIVRKTLMFNNIEIKCEMDKSLPIVRGIPGELQQVFLNIITNAIYEMKSGGKLTIATQSIQDGEKVEVRIADTGPGIKRRHQDRIFDPFFTTKNVGEGTGLGLSVSYGLVAKHGGKITFDTKTKDESLVTGTEFIITLPSALQINEEDNYDR; encoded by the coding sequence ATGCTAAAAAAGAAAAGCGACATTACAGTTCTTCTTGTGGACGACGAAGAGGAACTCGTTAAAATCATGTCAAAGCGGCTTGCCGTGAGAGGCTTTAAGCCCGACACAGCCTTAAGCGGCGAGGAGGCGGTAAGCAAGGTAAAAGAAAAGCATTTTGACGTAATCGTGCTGGATATAGCAATGCCAGGCATTGATGGTATCCAGGCGCTTAAAAAGATAAAGGAGGAGGACAAGGACTCTCAAATAATAATGATGACAGGTTATGCTACCGTGGAAAAAAGTGTTGAGGCTATGAAAGAGGGTGCAATAGATTTCCTTGAAAAGCCGGTAAATGCCGATATGCTCATACATAAAATTTTAAATGCCCATGAGGCAAGTGAAAAAAGGAGGCAGGAGGTACACATGTCACACACGGAAAAACTTGCTTCTATCGGCACTCTGGCCGCTGGCGTAGCACACGAGTTAAATAACCCTTTGACTATCATTTTGGGAATGACTGACCTTATGCTTGAGGAAATATCTGTAGACTCAAAACACTACGAAAACCTTAAGGCTATAGAAAGGCAGGGGACAAATGCCAAAAGGATTGTGGAAAACCTTTTGAGGTTTGCAAGATACACAGCGTACACTGAGGAGGATATAGACATCAATCAAAGCATAGAGGAGGTTCTCACGATAGTCCGAAAGACACTTATGTTTAACAATATCGAGATTAAGTGTGAAATGGATAAATCCCTGCCAATAGTCAGAGGGATACCGGGGGAGCTGCAGCAGGTCTTTCTGAATATCATAACTAATGCCATTTATGAAATGAAAAGTGGCGGTAAGCTTACCATTGCAACTCAGAGCATACAGGATGGGGAAAAGGTGGAGGTACGTATTGCTGATACCGGCCCTGGCATCAAAAGGAGACACCAGGACAGGATTTTTGATCCCTTCTTTACAACGAAAAACGTAGGTGAAGGGACGGGGCTTGGGCTTTCCGTATCATACGGTTTAGTGGCTAAGCATGGAGGCAAAATTACCTTTGACACTAAAACAAAAGACGAATCGTTGGTTACAGGAACGGAATTTATAATAACCTTACCCTCAGCACTACAAATAAACGAGGAGGACAACTATGACCGCTAA
- a CDS encoding sulfite exporter TauE/SafE family protein has protein sequence MSIFRQVFVFFEAASRAHAKWEYDISLNIIKNRKKMFVILLLLLPIVAVSALNAADVIGGHHAYAPVFYSNTIFFVSIAVGLAAGLITGCIGAGGGFIITPALMAAGVKGILAVGTDMFHIFAKAIMGTTIHKKLGNVSAKLAIAFLIGSAGGTVIGGSINKALYNKNPILSDAFISTIYTLLLGFLGFYAMADYLRSRKGASTGGAHDDAHGSAPSGRSSLPTNIQAIRIPPMITFDEDYGGKQISWLFIALGGAVVGILAAIMGVGGGFVTFPMFVYIFGVSTATTVGTDILQIIFTAGLSSIGQYAINGYVFYSLAMGMLVGSLIGIQIGALTTKVVKGIQIRGFYAISILAGFINRATTLPKKLVELEYIQLGKPIVTGIETVGNIIFWIVIGIFGFWIFAKFFGNISKLKEEQ, from the coding sequence ATGAGCATATTCAGACAGGTCTTCGTGTTTTTCGAGGCAGCCTCAAGGGCTCATGCGAAATGGGAATACGACATTTCGCTCAACATTATCAAAAATCGTAAAAAGATGTTCGTGATACTTTTGCTTTTGCTTCCAATCGTTGCAGTAAGTGCCCTTAACGCTGCTGATGTAATTGGCGGACATCACGCCTATGCGCCGGTGTTTTATTCAAACACCATATTTTTTGTATCCATTGCAGTAGGGCTTGCAGCGGGTTTGATAACCGGTTGTATTGGCGCTGGTGGAGGCTTTATCATTACTCCTGCTCTTATGGCAGCAGGAGTAAAGGGAATTTTGGCTGTTGGTACGGATATGTTTCACATTTTTGCCAAGGCGATAATGGGAACAACAATACACAAAAAACTCGGCAACGTGTCTGCTAAATTGGCGATAGCTTTTCTTATAGGCTCAGCGGGCGGCACGGTCATAGGCGGAAGTATCAATAAGGCTTTGTATAATAAAAACCCAATTCTAAGCGATGCCTTCATTAGCACAATCTATACTCTGCTTTTAGGTTTCCTGGGTTTTTATGCAATGGCTGATTATCTGCGTTCAAGAAAAGGCGCGTCCACAGGCGGAGCGCATGATGACGCACATGGTTCTGCACCCTCAGGGAGGTCCAGTCTGCCTACGAATATACAAGCCATAAGAATTCCTCCAATGATAACCTTTGACGAGGATTACGGCGGAAAGCAAATTTCCTGGCTGTTTATCGCTCTTGGCGGTGCTGTGGTAGGGATTCTTGCCGCAATTATGGGTGTTGGCGGAGGCTTTGTAACATTTCCAATGTTTGTATATATATTCGGTGTATCTACGGCCACTACGGTGGGAACTGACATATTACAGATTATTTTCACTGCCGGTCTGTCCTCTATTGGGCAGTACGCTATAAACGGTTACGTGTTCTATTCGCTTGCCATGGGGATGCTTGTAGGCTCTCTTATTGGAATACAGATAGGGGCGCTTACAACGAAAGTGGTCAAGGGAATACAAATAAGAGGTTTTTATGCAATATCCATACTTGCCGGTTTTATTAACAGGGCGACCACGCTACCTAAGAAACTCGTAGAACTGGAATACATACAGCTTGGTAAACCCATAGTTACGGGCATCGAAACTGTTGGTAATATTATATTTTGGATTGTTATAGGAATTTTTGGATTTTGGATTTTTGCTAAATTCTTTGGAAATATCAGCAAACTCAAGGAGGAACAGTAA
- a CDS encoding AAA family ATPase: MAKIEGFSISNFKALKDVAFGNTFDTLEKAPLTPLTVVIGKNGVGKSTLFDAFGFISDCLKDGVEKACDSRGGFEKILSKGQDAVMSFAITYNDEVTTHSIVYQLGIDLDDKGRPYVLSEILSQKTEKGRYKLILLRYGGIGYVSKSETDIDQLDYEITMKEAEEIIINLRQGKKIEIPNMKNVELEDIRKLGIATFGAVKQHPRISRFRQFLEDWYLSYFTPDATKEPTFAGAQNHLNKRGNNLANVVEFMEKKHKDRFKEILENIAKKIPGIDKIDTERIPNGQLLLRFTDKGFTDPFYVQQMSDGTLKVFTYLLLLNDPTPPPFICIEEPENGLYHKLLETLVREFREHATGEKNSSQIFITTHQPYLVDALEPEEVWILEKGEDGFATVRRASDDPLVKNLVAEGLPLGGLWYSDYLDPR, from the coding sequence ATGGCAAAAATCGAAGGTTTTAGTATAAGTAACTTTAAAGCGTTAAAGGATGTAGCTTTTGGGAACACATTTGACACGCTGGAAAAGGCTCCCTTAACGCCGTTAACTGTTGTAATCGGTAAAAATGGAGTGGGTAAGAGCACACTCTTTGATGCCTTCGGTTTTATATCTGATTGCCTCAAAGACGGAGTAGAGAAAGCGTGCGATTCAAGAGGTGGATTTGAAAAAATTCTCTCAAAAGGGCAAGACGCTGTTATGTCATTTGCTATTACTTATAACGATGAAGTAACCACTCATTCAATAGTATATCAGTTGGGGATAGATTTGGATGATAAAGGACGTCCTTACGTTTTAAGTGAAATCCTGAGTCAAAAAACAGAAAAGGGTCGTTACAAATTAATTTTACTAAGGTATGGGGGAATAGGGTACGTTTCCAAAAGCGAAACTGACATAGATCAACTTGATTATGAGATAACAATGAAAGAAGCCGAAGAAATAATTATAAACTTACGGCAAGGTAAAAAAATAGAAATTCCTAACATGAAAAATGTAGAACTTGAAGACATTAGAAAACTTGGCATTGCAACTTTTGGGGCGGTTAAGCAACATCCGAGAATTTCACGATTCAGGCAATTTTTAGAAGATTGGTATTTAAGTTACTTTACGCCGGATGCAACGAAAGAACCAACTTTTGCTGGAGCACAAAACCATTTAAATAAACGTGGTAACAACCTTGCAAATGTAGTAGAGTTTATGGAGAAGAAACACAAAGACCGGTTTAAAGAAATTCTTGAAAATATCGCAAAGAAAATCCCAGGGATTGATAAGATTGATACTGAGAGGATTCCGAATGGTCAATTACTTCTTCGCTTTACTGATAAAGGTTTTACAGATCCATTCTATGTGCAGCAGATGTCTGATGGAACGCTAAAGGTGTTTACCTATCTGCTATTACTAAATGACCCGACACCTCCGCCGTTTATTTGCATTGAGGAGCCGGAAAATGGCCTATATCATAAGTTGCTTGAAACACTGGTCAGAGAATTCAGGGAACACGCAACCGGTGAGAAAAACAGCTCTCAGATATTTATTACAACGCATCAGCCATATTTGGTGGATGCACTGGAGCCTGAGGAGGTCTGGATTTTAGAAAAAGGTGAGGACGGATTTGCAACCGTGCGGAGAGCAAGCGATGACCCGCTCGTTAAGAATCTGGTTGCCGAGGGACTGCCTCTTGGCGGGCTTTGGTATAGCGATTATTTAGACCCGCGGTAA
- a CDS encoding radical SAM protein: MVRNTDATLKVCEIFTSIQGESSYAGMPCVFVRLTGCNLRCSYCDTVYAYSGGYEVTIAEIIAEVKKSGIKLVEITGGEPLLQQNSAYLIDALIADGNNVLIETNGSISLKVLGDRAGKPVTVIMDVKTPASGMSCHNDFSNFDLLLAHDEIKFVLSDENDYIWAAEIIKTYRLHQKCRILFSAVTSGLSYETLASWIIRDALPVRLNVQLHKYIFTGDMRGR; the protein is encoded by the coding sequence ATGGTAAGAAACACTGATGCCACGCTAAAAGTATGCGAGATTTTTACAAGCATTCAGGGAGAGTCCTCTTATGCAGGTATGCCATGTGTCTTTGTCCGGCTTACCGGATGCAACCTACGCTGTAGTTACTGTGACACGGTTTATGCCTATAGTGGCGGATATGAAGTAACAATAGCAGAAATAATCGCTGAGGTTAAAAAATCCGGCATAAAACTTGTTGAGATAACAGGCGGTGAGCCGCTATTACAGCAAAACTCGGCATATCTAATAGATGCGCTCATAGCAGATGGCAACAACGTACTCATAGAGACAAACGGTTCGATAAGCCTTAAAGTTTTAGGAGATAGAGCTGGCAAACCGGTTACAGTAATCATGGACGTTAAAACTCCGGCAAGCGGAATGTCGTGCCACAATGATTTTTCAAACTTCGACTTACTTCTAGCCCACGATGAGATTAAATTTGTACTCTCTGATGAAAACGATTACATATGGGCAGCCGAGATAATTAAGACTTACCGATTGCACCAAAAATGCCGGATTCTTTTTAGCGCTGTAACATCTGGCTTAAGTTATGAAACACTTGCCTCATGGATAATCCGAGATGCTTTGCCTGTCAGGTTAAACGTGCAGTTACATAAATACATTTTTACCGGAGATATGAGAGGCAGATAA
- the hemL gene encoding glutamate-1-semialdehyde 2,1-aminomutase, with protein MKKTDNKLKKLSTNKSKALFAKAQTLIPGGVNSPVRAFKAVGGDPLFISHAKGSKLTDVDGNSYIDYVLSWGPLILGHAPKKVIEAVTEAAAKGTSYGAPNPYEVTLAELIVKAYPSMDKVRFVNSGTEATMSAIRVARGFTKRDKIIKFEGCYHGHADGLLAKAGSGAATFGVPTSPGVPESYASATITVPFNDPKALKDIIEKEGENIACLILEPVVGNIGCVIPKDGFLEEIRELTQKHGIVLIFDEVMTGFRAAYGGAQELFNIKPDMTCLGKVIGGGLPVGAYGGKREIMSLISPEGPVYQAGTLSGNPIAMAAGIATLNIIRKSGFYEKLNEISKALEYGLNDAAKKANTKVKIYRVGSMMCQYFTDKNVTDYITAASSDTEKFARYFRGMLSCGINFPPSKFEAFFLSSAHSKSDIERTVSYSFDILKSIR; from the coding sequence ATGAAAAAAACTGATAATAAACTGAAAAAACTCTCAACGAATAAATCTAAGGCGCTTTTTGCAAAAGCGCAAACTCTGATTCCAGGCGGTGTTAACAGTCCTGTCAGGGCGTTTAAGGCTGTTGGAGGAGATCCGCTTTTCATATCGCATGCTAAAGGTTCAAAATTAACCGATGTTGACGGTAACTCGTACATTGATTATGTGCTATCGTGGGGGCCGTTGATTTTAGGCCATGCGCCAAAGAAAGTCATAGAGGCTGTCACTGAGGCTGCCGCTAAGGGCACAAGTTACGGTGCTCCTAATCCCTATGAAGTAACACTTGCTGAACTTATTGTCAAAGCCTATCCGTCTATGGATAAGGTACGCTTTGTAAATTCCGGCACTGAGGCCACAATGAGCGCTATCAGAGTTGCACGTGGGTTTACAAAACGGGATAAAATCATAAAATTTGAAGGCTGCTACCACGGACATGCTGACGGGCTGCTTGCTAAGGCTGGCTCAGGCGCCGCTACATTTGGCGTTCCAACAAGCCCAGGTGTTCCGGAATCCTACGCATCAGCTACCATCACAGTTCCATTTAACGACCCAAAAGCTCTGAAAGATATTATAGAAAAAGAAGGCGAAAACATTGCCTGTCTCATTCTTGAGCCGGTTGTCGGAAACATTGGATGTGTTATCCCAAAAGACGGATTTCTTGAGGAAATCAGAGAGCTGACCCAAAAACATGGTATAGTTTTGATTTTCGATGAGGTTATGACAGGCTTTAGGGCAGCTTACGGCGGAGCTCAGGAACTGTTTAATATAAAGCCCGATATGACCTGTCTTGGTAAAGTCATAGGGGGAGGGCTGCCAGTTGGAGCTTATGGTGGAAAGCGTGAAATAATGTCTCTTATCTCTCCTGAGGGTCCTGTGTATCAGGCCGGAACACTTTCAGGAAATCCTATTGCAATGGCCGCAGGGATTGCTACTTTAAATATTATAAGAAAATCCGGCTTTTATGAAAAACTCAACGAAATCTCAAAAGCCCTTGAATATGGCCTAAATGATGCCGCAAAAAAAGCCAATACAAAGGTTAAAATCTACCGTGTTGGCTCTATGATGTGCCAGTATTTTACAGATAAGAATGTTACCGATTACATAACCGCAGCATCCAGCGATACTGAGAAATTTGCCAGATATTTTAGAGGAATGCTCTCATGCGGGATAAACTTTCCGCCGTCTAAGTTTGAAGCGTTTTTTCTTTCATCAGCACACTCAAAAAGTGACATTGAACGCACTGTCAGCTATAGCTTTGATATCCTTAAATCTATAAGATAA
- a CDS encoding transposase, protein MYRVNIKSVKVTRHGKIKRCCKVYLKEYADVTDAIKSLRQYFMFYNNKRPHQQLNHKTPKDVYTNT, encoded by the coding sequence TTGTACAGAGTGAACATAAAGAGCGTCAAGGTTACAAGACACGGCAAAATTAAACGCTGTTGTAAAGTGTACCTGAAAGAATATGCCGATGTTACCGATGCCATAAAGTCGCTTCGTCAATATTTTATGTTTTACAATAACAAGCGGCCTCATCAGCAACTCAACCATAAAACCCCAAAGGATGTATATACCAACACATGA
- the smc gene encoding chromosome segregation protein SMC has product MKILSLELNGFKSFSDKTTFTMHSGITCIVGPNGCGKSNVVDAFRWVLGEQSAKNLRGDKMEEVIFAGTSETKPKGMADVTLTFQIDENNDGNGNGDSDTQQTVEITRRLFRNGDSEYLINKKRNRLKDVREMFLDTGLEVKSYSILEQGRISEILNTKPTERRFLIEEVAGVMKYKVRKTEALAKLERAQINLDRVNDIIAEIKRSMNSLEKQAKKAELFKSLTAEHNTIELKIAKRDFEALHSDFLKVTEESAAVNAKLTEISAAIGALEENRKSKSQVLFNQRNALEAMTETIQKLEKEISGLEKDIALKKASIKNSASHTERLMAQESDYSTERDDAINSLERLTGVYENLETEINSTEAAISEENKLIASFEKTLAETEDEIRDKNKKLFQISESMGNAKNELSTIQTLTASLTRKKESSTEFLKRAVDDIQAHDSQLKSMETDLERKKSVFSEKLELKANLKKEFEDVEKSVDSLREEISGVREKLAASSSRLTSLLELTTEDKNTKEFTELFNPLTVLSEVLTVDGQYETAIESAISEKIKGYIISSNDRLIEAVRFINTHGWEKTALCSIDLVAEISSEKPPAFSVHVIDPLSVVSVKEKYLPLIRALLMDFVIVDSLNTAFQLFNSGGSGINYVTLEGDVLERSGAVLCGKRGTVLRHLRNIRELRGEVSVLKETLTALEARHKENLSKRDMLKSDISKTEQTLLAFDKDIAANKSSIRKCEDEKERLKQRLTLMQIESGETDKEIAELRLKAAEMESRLAVVSKSKDDTETYIGSLRESATGKRTQLERLRASLMDKKMTVTKQRERLRAAKNEEAALNRKIETMESKIQSVSNEMEALSKKTDKAALEVVSDEETLTKLSEKDKELRDKIKQQRELISGTSTELRDFEKQALSLRSDSDRGKERLNELNLKGTEDRLKMENIEHTVYTAYGKGLDELNPGELSEGDEEKLPLLKQKIREMGPVNLSSIEEYEELKTRYDFLTTQQADIVTSISELKEVISKINHTTKQRLSEAFMELNTKFNETFRSFFGGGYAELILTDPLNILESGIDIVVQPPHKKLQNINLLSGGEKSLSAISLVFAGFVIKPTPLCILDEADAALDEGNTRRFADMIVKMSEKTQFIVITHNRTTMEVAQYIYGITAETPGVSKVISVEFAKEELHTS; this is encoded by the coding sequence ATGAAAATACTCAGTCTTGAATTAAACGGTTTTAAGTCATTTTCTGATAAAACCACCTTTACGATGCACTCGGGGATAACCTGCATAGTCGGGCCAAACGGTTGTGGCAAGAGCAACGTGGTGGATGCCTTCAGGTGGGTACTGGGGGAGCAGAGCGCAAAAAATCTCCGAGGCGACAAAATGGAGGAGGTAATTTTTGCAGGCACCTCAGAGACAAAGCCAAAGGGGATGGCTGATGTCACGCTTACCTTTCAAATTGATGAAAATAACGATGGCAATGGAAACGGTGACAGCGACACTCAACAAACAGTTGAAATTACAAGACGGCTGTTTAGAAACGGTGACAGCGAATACCTGATAAACAAAAAACGCAACCGCCTTAAGGATGTCCGTGAGATGTTTCTCGATACCGGACTTGAGGTTAAAAGTTATTCAATTTTAGAACAGGGCAGAATAAGCGAAATCCTAAACACCAAACCCACTGAGAGACGCTTTCTTATTGAAGAGGTCGCAGGTGTTATGAAGTACAAGGTGAGAAAAACCGAGGCGCTTGCTAAACTTGAGCGTGCTCAGATTAACCTTGACAGGGTAAACGATATCATAGCCGAAATTAAACGCTCCATGAACTCACTCGAAAAACAGGCTAAGAAGGCCGAACTGTTTAAATCCCTGACGGCAGAGCACAACACAATTGAGTTAAAAATAGCAAAACGCGACTTTGAAGCCCTTCACAGTGACTTTCTGAAAGTCACAGAGGAATCAGCGGCAGTCAATGCAAAACTTACGGAAATTAGCGCTGCAATTGGTGCTCTTGAAGAGAATCGTAAGTCAAAGTCTCAGGTTCTTTTTAACCAAAGGAATGCACTTGAGGCTATGACTGAAACTATTCAAAAACTTGAAAAGGAAATCTCAGGGCTTGAGAAAGATATTGCGCTAAAGAAAGCATCAATCAAAAACTCCGCTTCACATACCGAACGCCTTATGGCGCAAGAGAGTGATTACTCCACAGAGCGTGACGATGCCATTAACTCCTTAGAGAGGCTCACCGGAGTTTATGAAAACCTTGAGACGGAGATTAATTCAACTGAGGCCGCTATCAGTGAGGAAAATAAACTTATCGCTTCTTTTGAAAAAACTCTCGCTGAAACTGAGGATGAAATCAGAGACAAAAACAAAAAGCTTTTCCAAATTTCAGAAAGCATGGGTAACGCTAAAAATGAGCTCTCTACAATACAAACGCTTACAGCCTCATTAACCAGAAAAAAGGAATCCTCAACTGAGTTTCTAAAACGGGCAGTTGATGACATACAAGCGCACGACAGTCAGCTTAAGTCAATGGAGACAGACCTTGAGCGGAAGAAGTCGGTATTTAGTGAAAAATTGGAACTCAAAGCAAATCTTAAGAAAGAATTTGAGGATGTGGAAAAATCCGTTGACTCCCTTCGGGAGGAAATCTCCGGTGTGAGAGAAAAGTTGGCTGCCTCATCATCAAGGCTAACTTCTTTGCTTGAATTGACCACTGAGGATAAAAACACAAAAGAATTCACAGAGCTCTTTAACCCGTTGACAGTGCTCTCTGAGGTTCTTACTGTGGATGGCCAATATGAGACCGCCATAGAGAGCGCAATCTCTGAAAAAATCAAAGGCTATATTATTAGCTCTAATGATAGACTTATTGAGGCAGTCAGATTTATAAATACCCACGGATGGGAAAAGACGGCTCTTTGTAGTATTGACCTCGTTGCGGAAATATCTTCTGAGAAACCTCCCGCATTCTCTGTGCATGTAATTGATCCGTTAAGCGTAGTGAGCGTAAAGGAGAAGTATCTGCCTCTGATAAGGGCGCTCCTGATGGATTTTGTAATCGTGGATAGTCTTAATACGGCTTTTCAACTATTTAACAGCGGCGGCTCCGGCATAAACTATGTCACACTTGAGGGCGATGTGTTAGAGCGCTCAGGGGCCGTGCTTTGCGGTAAAAGGGGTACAGTGTTAAGACATCTAAGAAATATCAGGGAACTGAGGGGCGAGGTCAGTGTTTTAAAAGAAACTCTGACGGCTCTTGAGGCACGCCATAAGGAAAACCTTAGTAAGAGAGATATGCTCAAGTCAGATATTTCAAAAACAGAACAAACATTGCTCGCCTTTGACAAAGATATTGCCGCAAATAAAAGCAGCATAAGAAAGTGTGAGGACGAAAAGGAGAGACTTAAACAGAGGTTAACCCTCATGCAGATAGAATCCGGAGAGACCGATAAGGAAATCGCCGAACTCCGGCTAAAAGCAGCTGAAATGGAGTCGCGGCTTGCCGTTGTATCTAAATCCAAAGATGATACGGAGACTTATATCGGCTCACTCAGAGAATCAGCGACAGGTAAACGCACTCAGCTTGAGAGACTGAGGGCATCCCTTATGGATAAAAAAATGACCGTAACAAAGCAACGTGAACGGCTGCGGGCGGCTAAAAATGAAGAGGCTGCGTTAAACCGTAAGATTGAAACTATGGAGAGTAAGATACAATCTGTCAGCAATGAGATGGAGGCTTTAAGCAAAAAAACTGACAAAGCGGCTCTTGAAGTTGTCTCTGATGAGGAAACATTGACAAAGCTCTCGGAAAAAGACAAAGAACTAAGGGATAAAATCAAACAGCAAAGGGAACTAATATCCGGCACTTCAACAGAGTTAAGGGATTTTGAAAAGCAAGCCCTGTCTCTTAGAAGTGACAGCGACAGGGGAAAAGAGAGGCTCAACGAGCTTAATCTAAAGGGCACTGAGGATCGCCTCAAGATGGAAAACATTGAGCATACTGTCTATACAGCTTACGGTAAAGGGCTTGACGAGCTTAACCCTGGTGAGCTTTCAGAGGGGGATGAAGAGAAGCTTCCTCTGCTTAAGCAAAAAATCCGGGAGATGGGCCCGGTTAATCTTTCAAGCATTGAGGAATATGAGGAGTTGAAGACGCGGTACGATTTTTTGACTACACAGCAAGCCGACATCGTTACATCTATATCTGAGCTTAAAGAGGTGATATCGAAAATTAATCATACCACTAAACAACGGCTGTCCGAGGCGTTTATGGAATTAAACACAAAGTTTAACGAAACCTTCAGGAGTTTTTTTGGCGGTGGATATGCAGAGTTGATTCTTACAGATCCTCTCAACATATTGGAATCCGGCATTGATATAGTGGTTCAGCCGCCTCACAAGAAACTGCAAAACATAAACCTTCTTTCCGGCGGAGAAAAATCCCTTTCCGCCATATCACTGGTCTTTGCCGGGTTTGTCATTAAACCCACACCGCTTTGTATTTTAGATGAGGCTGATGCAGCACTGGATGAGGGCAACACAAGGCGCTTTGCCGATATGATTGTAAAGATGTCTGAAAAAACCCAGTTTATTGTAATAACCCATAACAGAACAACTATGGAGGTTGCCCAATATATCTATGGTATTACAGCCGAGACACCAGGTGTGTCAAAAGTCATATCCGTGGAGTTTGCAAAAGAGGAGCTTCATACATCATAA
- a CDS encoding DUF4276 family protein, giving the protein MHLYILVEDLSGKEMLDILIPKIISTQENTFSIISYEGIGHIPRNLNSTPDLRNRLLLHHLPAQLRAIGKTYKDNPKEYPVIMVCDLDDKRSLNDFLKELLEVLDNCNPKPETRYCIAIEEGEAWLLGDLNAVKLAYPNAKDKVLKSYKNDSICGTWEKLADAVYPGGHVTLEQLGRQTVGAKKSKWAENISPHIDVENNKSKSFCFFRKKIMELTKQ; this is encoded by the coding sequence ATGCACTTATACATACTTGTTGAAGACCTGTCAGGGAAAGAAATGCTCGATATTCTTATACCAAAAATAATTAGCACTCAAGAAAATACGTTTAGCATTATTTCATACGAAGGTATCGGACATATTCCTAGAAACTTAAACAGCACGCCAGACCTTAGAAATAGATTACTTCTGCATCATCTTCCTGCACAACTTAGAGCTATTGGCAAAACGTATAAAGACAATCCGAAAGAATATCCTGTTATAATGGTATGTGACCTTGATGATAAAAGGAGTTTAAACGATTTTCTTAAAGAACTGTTAGAAGTTTTAGACAACTGTAATCCCAAACCGGAAACAAGGTATTGTATTGCAATTGAAGAGGGAGAGGCATGGTTGCTTGGCGATTTAAATGCAGTCAAACTTGCCTATCCCAATGCAAAGGACAAAGTTCTTAAATCATACAAAAACGATAGTATTTGCGGCACATGGGAAAAGTTAGCTGATGCTGTGTATCCCGGAGGTCACGTAACACTTGAGCAGTTGGGTCGGCAAACAGTTGGTGCAAAAAAGTCAAAATGGGCGGAAAACATCTCTCCGCATATTGATGTTGAAAATAACAAATCCAAAAGTTTTTGTTTTTTTCGTAAAAAAATTATGGAACTAACAAAACAGTAA
- a CDS encoding universal stress protein yields the protein MKKILVLTDGSKNSMECLSVAADYVKDRECLIYVMTVVPFYGDIDLELSPHMRDKIAQTSNTLGEEILNSAKKILHDKGVKNVETVLSVSASISKDILEFAENNKIDIIFIGGSGTGTASKMLLGSVSYRVVNQSNTSVFVVKTP from the coding sequence ATGAAAAAAATACTAGTCCTGACAGACGGTTCAAAAAATTCAATGGAATGTTTAAGTGTAGCGGCTGATTACGTAAAAGACAGGGAATGCCTGATATACGTCATGACAGTTGTTCCCTTTTACGGCGACATAGACCTTGAGCTTTCGCCCCATATGCGTGATAAAATTGCACAGACGTCCAATACCCTTGGCGAGGAAATCCTTAACAGTGCAAAAAAAATTTTGCACGATAAAGGGGTAAAAAATGTCGAAACCGTACTTTCTGTTTCGGCCTCAATATCTAAAGATATACTTGAGTTTGCAGAAAATAATAAAATAGACATAATCTTCATTGGAGGCAGTGGGACGGGAACAGCTTCGAAGATGCTACTTGGGAGCGTTTCCTACAGAGTGGTAAACCAGAGCAACACCTCCGTGTTTGTGGTAAAAACACCTTAA